From Panthera uncia isolate 11264 chromosome X, Puncia_PCG_1.0, whole genome shotgun sequence, the proteins below share one genomic window:
- the PCSK1N gene encoding proSAAS — protein MAWSPLLGGPRAGGVGLLVLLLLGLLRPPPAFCARPGKELRGLGAASSPMAEAGAPRRFRRAVPRGEGAGAMQELARALAHLLEAERQERARAEAQEAEDQQARVLAQLLRAWSAPRTNDPALGLEDDPDAPAAQLARALLRARLDPAALAAQLVPAPALRPRPPVYDDGPTGPDAEDAGEETPDVDPELLRYLLGRILAGSADPEAVAAPRRLRRAADQDLSPEVPPEGVLGALLRVKRLENPSPQAPVRRLLPP, from the exons ATGGCGTGGTCGCCACTGCTCGGCGGGCCGCGGGCCGGGGGCGTCGGCCTTTTGGTGCTGCTGCTGTTGGGCTTACTTCGGCCTCCCCCTGCGTTCTGCGCACGGCCGGGAAAG GAACTCCGCGGCCTGGGCGCAGCCTCGTCGCCCATGGCGGAGGCTGGAGCTCCCCGCCGCTTCCGGCGAGCAGTGCCCCGCGGCGAAGGGGCGGGGGCTATGCAGGAGCTGGCGCGGGCGCTGGCGCACCTGCTGGAGGCCGAAAGGCAGGAGCGAGCGCGGGCAGAGGCGCAGGAGGCCGAGGATCAGCAGGCGCGCGTCCTAGCACAGCTGCTGCGCGCCTGGAGCGCACCCCGCACTAACGACCCCGCGCTGGGCCTGGAGGACGACCCCGACGCGCCCGCCGCGCAGCTAGCCCGCGCCCTGCTCCGCGCCCGTCTGGACCCTGCAGCCCTCGCGGCCCAGCTcgtccctgcccctgctctcagACCCCGGCCCCCAGTCTACGACGACGGCCCCACGGGCCCGGATGCAGAGGACGCCGGCGAGGAGACGCCAGATGTGGACCCGGAGCTGCTGAG GTACTTGCTGGGGCGGATCCTGGCGGGGAGCGCGGACCCCGAGGCTGTGGCTGCCCCGCGCCGCCTCCGCCGCGCCGCGGACCAGGATCTGAGCCCGGAGGTGCCCCCTGAGGGTGTTCTGGGGGCCCTGCTGCGGGTGAAGCGCCTGGAGAACCCTTCGCCCCAGGCGCCGGTGCGCCGCCTCCTGCCCCCCTGA
- the ERAS gene encoding GTPase ERas, with the protein MALPRKPNMFDLGLGTWSLSSQEESQRAQGPPKGVSKQLPEYKAVVVGASGVGKSALTIQLNHQCFVEDHDPTIQDSYWKEVALGHGGCILNVLDTAGQATHRALRDQCVAIGDGVLGVFALDDPSSLAQLQQMRATWGPHHTQPLVLVGNKCDLVTSTGDARAAAAALAKSWGAPFVETSAKTRQGVEEAFTLLIHEIQKVREAMAKEAVAGPGGEKGRHEKAMCRCGCSVA; encoded by the coding sequence ATGGCACTGCCAAGAAAGCCTAACATGTTTGATCTGGGCCTGGGCACGTGGAGCCTTAGCTCCCAGGAGGAGAGCCAGAGGGCGCAGGGACCCCCCAAGGGTGTCAGCAAGCAGCTGCCTGAGTACAAGGCGGTAGTGGTGGGCGCGAGTGGCGTGGGCAAGAGTGCGCTCACCATCCAGCTGAACCACCAGTGCTTCGTGGAAGACCACGACCCCACGATCCAGGATTCCTACTGGAAGGAGGTGGCCCTGGGCCACGGGGGCTGCATTCTGAATGTCCTGGACACGGCAGGGCAGGCCACCCATAGGGCCCTGCGTGACCAGTGTGTGGCGATCGGGGATGGTGTGCTGGGGGTCTTCGCCCTGGATGACCCCTCGTCTTTAGCCCAGCTGCAGCAGATGCGGGCCACCTGGGGCCCTCACCACACCCAGCCCCTGGTCCTTGTGGGCAACAAGTGTGACCTTGTGACCAGCACCGGAGACGCTCGTGCGGCCGCTGCAGCCCTTGCAAAGAGCTGGGGAGCCCCCTTCGTGGAGACCTCAGCCAAGACGCGGCAAGGTGTAGAGGAGGCCTTCACCCTGCTCATCCATGAGATCCAAAAGGTCCGGGAGGCCATGGCAAAAGAGGCCGTGGCAGGgccaggtggggagaagggccgGCACGAGAAGGCCATGTGCCGCTGCGGCTGCTCCGTGGCCTAA